A genomic region of Caenorhabditis elegans chromosome V contains the following coding sequences:
- the Y38H6C.8 gene encoding C-type lectin domain-containing protein (Confirmed by transcript evidence) has protein sequence MLRLFIIVCLVCSVAPDCVPGDVGFGDSCYSFNRVHGKFKDANDLCVKMFGGSLVKITNIIDNNWMQKLAVNHLDADYNSFWIGASDAAHYTNWTWIDGSPMRFSNWGPGQPLEDRHCGTMLISTGKWFSQVCDERIQFLCQYPNGAYSPTCPPCLEI, from the exons ATGCTTCGCTTATTTATCATTGTCTGTCTAGTGTGCTCTGTCGCGCCGGACTGTGTTCCGGGAGATGTTGGATTTGGAGATTC CTGCTACTCGTTCAACCGTGTTCATGGAAAGTTCAAGGATGCCAACGATTTGTGTGTAAAGATGTTTGGAGGGAGTCTGGTAAAAATCACGAATATTATCGATAACAATTGGATGCAAA aactgGCGGTAAACCACCTCGACGCCGACTACAACTCTTTTTGGATCGGAGCCAGCGACGCTGCCCACTACACCAATTGGACTTGGATTGACGGGAGCCCAATGCGATTCTCCAATTGGGGACCAGGACAGCCACTTGAAGATCGGCACTGCGGAACTATGCTCATTTCGACTGGAAAGTGGTTTTCCCAAGTGTGCGATGAAAGGATCCAGTTTCTGTGCCAGTATCCCAATGGGGCATACTCTCCAACATGCCCTCCGTGCCTAGAGATTTGA